A genome region from Mycolicibacterium litorale includes the following:
- a CDS encoding TetR/AcrR family transcriptional regulator: protein MVQRRNVDIGIADATLELLRTGGPRSVTVEAVAARSGIAKTTIYRRHRDRREMLSGALSRLTAPEPLAAQATGDDRLRWLIEHAVETVEDGIGYGGFAALLTDADPEFAAVFRQILVDQRAELESTIDAGKADGSIRADVDPATLIDAVVGAHIAERARTGEVADGWEQRLFDLFRPTVLA from the coding sequence ATGGTTCAGCGGCGCAACGTCGACATCGGCATCGCGGACGCCACCCTGGAGTTACTGCGGACGGGCGGGCCTCGGTCCGTGACGGTCGAGGCGGTGGCCGCTCGTTCGGGCATCGCGAAGACCACGATCTACCGGCGCCACCGCGACCGGCGCGAGATGCTCTCCGGTGCGCTGTCACGACTCACCGCGCCGGAACCGCTTGCGGCGCAGGCAACCGGGGACGACCGGCTTCGGTGGCTGATCGAACACGCCGTCGAGACGGTGGAGGACGGCATCGGCTACGGCGGTTTCGCGGCGCTGCTCACCGACGCCGACCCGGAGTTCGCCGCGGTCTTCCGTCAGATCCTCGTCGACCAGCGGGCGGAACTGGAGTCGACGATCGACGCCGGCAAGGCCGACGGGTCGATCCGCGCCGACGTCGATCCGGCGACGCTCATCGACGCGGTGGTCGGCGCCCACATCGCCGAACGGGCCCGCACCGGTGAGGTCGCCGACGGCTGGGAGCAACGCCTGTTCGACCTCTTCCGTCCCACCGTGCTGGCCTGA
- a CDS encoding TIGR03617 family F420-dependent LLM class oxidoreductase codes for MHVDVMTTPQPLQAIGGLARRCRDAGFDGLLFTETGRTAYLNAAVAAQAAPGLELSTGVAVAFPRSPFVTAATAWELQEATNGKFRLGLGTQVRTHVVRRYGMDFEHPGPRLRDYVLAVKACFRAFRTGKLDHRGDFYSLDFITPQWSAGPIDAPDPHVDIAAVNPWMLRMAGEVADGIHVHPLGEPGYIARHVLPNRAEGAAKSGRSPEDVAVIVPVMTIVGDTDEERQRERDLVRASMSFYGSTPNYAFIWDEAGFEGTTARIREKQKAGDFAGMAAQITDEHLATFATETTWDGLADALTEKYGQTATRIVLYNAIADPERFERYGAVAQRLSAGH; via the coding sequence ATGCACGTCGACGTGATGACCACCCCGCAGCCTCTGCAGGCGATCGGCGGCCTGGCACGCCGCTGCCGGGATGCGGGATTCGACGGCCTGCTGTTCACCGAGACCGGGAGAACCGCCTACCTGAACGCCGCGGTCGCTGCCCAGGCGGCGCCGGGCCTGGAGTTGTCGACCGGCGTGGCGGTGGCGTTTCCGCGCAGCCCCTTCGTGACCGCGGCGACGGCGTGGGAGTTGCAGGAGGCGACGAACGGCAAGTTCCGCCTCGGGCTCGGCACTCAGGTCCGCACGCATGTGGTGCGGCGCTACGGCATGGACTTCGAGCATCCGGGCCCGCGCCTGCGGGACTACGTCCTGGCGGTGAAGGCGTGCTTCCGGGCGTTCCGGACCGGCAAGCTCGACCATCGCGGGGACTTCTACAGTCTCGACTTCATCACGCCCCAGTGGAGCGCCGGCCCGATCGACGCACCGGATCCCCACGTCGACATCGCCGCGGTCAATCCGTGGATGCTGCGGATGGCCGGTGAGGTGGCTGACGGCATCCACGTGCACCCCCTGGGCGAACCGGGATACATCGCGCGGCATGTGTTGCCGAATCGCGCTGAGGGAGCGGCGAAGTCGGGCCGCTCGCCGGAGGACGTCGCGGTGATCGTGCCGGTGATGACGATCGTCGGAGACACCGACGAAGAGCGGCAGCGTGAGCGCGACCTGGTGCGGGCGAGCATGAGCTTCTACGGCAGCACGCCGAACTACGCGTTCATCTGGGACGAGGCCGGCTTCGAGGGGACGACGGCCCGGATCCGGGAGAAACAGAAGGCCGGTGACTTCGCGGGGATGGCCGCCCAGATCACCGACGAGCACCTCGCCACGTTCGCGACCGAGACCACCTGGGACGGCCTGGCCGACGCGCTCACCGAGAAGTACGGCCAGACAGCCACCCGGATCGTGCTCTACAACGCGATCGCCGACCCTGAGCGGTTCGAACGTTACGGTGCTGTGGCCCAACGTCTCTCGGCCGGGCACTGA
- a CDS encoding biliverdin-producing heme oxygenase, with product MKEGSAAEHDAAEQSPFLTELLNGRVAASGYVDYLLRLRIVYGALEDAVRARRDDPVVAAVYDPVLERLPAIDADLDHWAPGIAREVDSPAAQAYRERLTGITWGPALVAHHYTRYLGDLSGGQAMGKILDREFGLRGAGLAFYDFPVRVKPYKDAYRARLDGLGLNGEEIGRTVDEVKVAFALNQALFDELAESLPLHRR from the coding sequence ATGAAGGAGGGCTCCGCCGCCGAGCACGACGCGGCCGAGCAGTCCCCGTTCCTCACCGAACTGCTCAACGGCCGGGTCGCCGCGTCGGGATATGTCGACTACCTGCTGCGGTTGCGCATCGTCTACGGCGCACTCGAAGACGCGGTGCGCGCCCGCCGCGACGACCCGGTGGTGGCCGCCGTCTACGACCCGGTGCTCGAGCGGCTCCCGGCGATCGACGCGGACCTCGATCACTGGGCGCCCGGGATCGCTCGTGAGGTGGATTCGCCTGCGGCGCAGGCATACCGCGAGCGCCTGACAGGCATCACATGGGGCCCGGCGCTCGTCGCCCACCACTACACCCGCTACCTCGGTGACCTGTCGGGCGGGCAGGCGATGGGCAAGATCCTCGACCGCGAGTTCGGGTTGAGGGGAGCGGGTCTGGCGTTCTACGACTTCCCGGTGCGGGTCAAGCCGTACAAGGACGCCTACCGCGCCCGCCTCGACGGACTCGGACTGAACGGGGAAGAGATCGGCCGCACGGTCGACGAGGTCAAGGTCGCGTTCGCCCTCAATCAAGCGTTGTTCGACGAGCTCGCGGAAAGTTTGCCACTTCACCGACGCTGA
- a CDS encoding WS/DGAT/MGAT family O-acyltransferase, translated as MERLSGLDAGLLYSESSAVPLHVCSIVELDTSTVPGGYTFERFSSELAARMSALPELRAKLADSQLNLDHPVWVEDRAFDLSRHLKRISVPSPGGRRELADVCAHIAAVPLDRSKPLWEMWVIEGLADTGPQDGGPLALMLKLHHAAVDGVSAANLLNQLCDPEPDAPPPDPVEGPGDAAPWAIAADGLLRFLTRPWQLTRVIPEATSTIVKTVNRAVSGTAMAAPFAAPTTRFNAELTSERNIALAQLDLDDVKQVKNRFDVKVNDVVMALCAGALRGFLADRAELPDSPLIAVVPASVRDKSDRPGRNQLSGMFCNLHTDVDDPLERLLAIAESNSHAKEHSSSLGPTLLVDLAEIISRGAFGWLLKLMSRTPLTHTAIHNAVISNVAGPPGTLYTCGAEVTALYPLGPIFHGSGLNITVMSQGGKMNVGIISCPQLVDDLWDVANRFEPELKALLDRS; from the coding sequence ATGGAGCGGTTGAGCGGGCTGGACGCGGGCCTGTTGTACAGCGAGTCGTCCGCGGTGCCGCTTCACGTGTGCTCGATCGTCGAGTTGGACACGTCGACGGTCCCGGGCGGCTACACCTTCGAGCGCTTCAGCAGCGAACTGGCGGCGCGCATGAGCGCGCTGCCGGAGTTGCGCGCGAAGCTCGCCGACAGCCAGCTCAACCTGGACCATCCGGTTTGGGTGGAGGACCGGGCGTTCGACCTGTCCCGTCACCTCAAGCGGATCAGCGTCCCGTCGCCCGGCGGACGCCGCGAGCTTGCCGACGTCTGTGCGCACATCGCGGCGGTTCCCCTCGACCGCAGCAAGCCGCTGTGGGAGATGTGGGTGATCGAGGGTCTGGCCGACACCGGCCCACAGGACGGCGGACCGCTCGCGTTGATGCTGAAGCTGCACCACGCCGCGGTGGACGGCGTATCGGCGGCCAACCTGCTCAACCAGCTGTGTGACCCCGAGCCCGACGCCCCGCCTCCCGATCCCGTCGAAGGCCCCGGCGACGCCGCGCCCTGGGCGATCGCCGCCGACGGTCTGCTGCGGTTCCTGACCCGACCGTGGCAGTTGACCCGGGTGATCCCCGAGGCGACGTCGACGATCGTCAAGACCGTCAACCGTGCGGTCAGCGGGACGGCCATGGCAGCACCGTTCGCCGCACCGACCACGCGCTTCAACGCCGAGCTCACGTCGGAGCGCAACATCGCGCTGGCGCAGCTCGACCTGGACGACGTGAAACAGGTGAAGAACCGGTTCGACGTCAAGGTCAACGACGTGGTGATGGCCCTGTGCGCGGGGGCGCTGCGCGGATTCCTGGCCGATCGTGCCGAGCTGCCGGACAGTCCGCTGATCGCGGTGGTGCCGGCCTCGGTGCGCGACAAGTCCGATCGTCCCGGCCGCAACCAACTCTCGGGCATGTTCTGCAACCTGCACACCGACGTCGACGATCCGCTGGAACGGCTGCTGGCCATCGCCGAGTCGAATTCGCATGCCAAGGAACACAGTTCATCGCTCGGGCCGACGCTGCTGGTGGACCTGGCCGAGATCATCTCCCGTGGAGCGTTCGGCTGGCTGCTGAAGCTGATGTCGCGCACACCGCTGACCCACACGGCGATCCACAACGCGGTGATCTCCAACGTCGCCGGCCCACCGGGCACGTTGTACACCTGTGGCGCCGAGGTCACCGCGCTGTATCCGCTCGGCCCGATCTTTCACGGTTCGGGTCTGAACATCACCGTGATGTCGCAGGGCGGAAAGATGAACGTGGGCATCATCTCGTGCCCGCAGTTGGTCGACGACCTCTGGGACGTGGCCAACCGCTTCGAGCCGGAGCTGAAAGCGCTGCTCGACCGCAGTTGA